A genomic region of Rhodococcus pyridinivorans contains the following coding sequences:
- the proB gene encoding glutamate 5-kinase: MSDTREVVSHARSVVVKIGSSAITSLVGGLDRGRLDRLVDAIEARIRTGSSVIVVSSGAVGAGLAPLGLTSRPRDLATKQAAASVGQLTLAHAWGTSFARYDRTVGQVLLTADDIGRRTQHRNAQRTLDRLRSLGAVPVVNENDTVATVELRFGDNDRLAALVAHLIGADALILLSDVDGLYDGDPRKGSANLIPEVRTPEDLDGVVAGSGGALGTGGMASKLSAARLAADSGVPVLLAAASQADRALGAADVGTAFAARPQRLSARRFWVRHAADVHGSLYLDEGAVRAVMERRRSLLAAGITGTSGGFHAGDVVGIVAPDGRTVARGVVAYDASELDFMIGFSTGQLPPDLQRPVVHADDLVRVV, from the coding sequence ATGAGCGACACCCGGGAGGTCGTCTCCCACGCCCGCAGCGTCGTGGTCAAGATCGGCTCGTCGGCGATCACGAGCCTGGTGGGTGGACTCGACCGTGGCCGGCTCGATCGTCTCGTCGATGCCATCGAGGCCCGCATCCGCACGGGTTCGAGTGTCATCGTGGTCTCCTCGGGTGCGGTCGGTGCCGGGCTCGCACCGCTCGGTCTCACGAGTCGGCCGCGTGATCTCGCGACAAAGCAGGCCGCGGCCAGCGTCGGGCAGCTCACCCTCGCCCACGCCTGGGGCACCTCCTTCGCCCGCTACGACCGCACGGTGGGCCAGGTGCTCCTCACCGCCGACGACATCGGCCGGCGCACTCAGCACCGCAACGCGCAACGCACCCTCGACCGGCTGCGTTCGCTCGGGGCGGTGCCGGTGGTCAACGAGAACGACACCGTCGCGACCGTCGAACTGCGCTTCGGCGACAACGACCGGCTCGCTGCACTCGTCGCGCATCTCATCGGCGCCGACGCGCTGATCCTGCTGTCCGACGTCGACGGCTTGTACGACGGGGATCCCCGCAAGGGCTCCGCGAACCTCATCCCCGAGGTCCGCACCCCCGAGGATCTCGACGGTGTGGTCGCCGGGTCGGGCGGCGCGCTGGGCACCGGTGGCATGGCGTCGAAACTGTCCGCGGCCCGTCTCGCGGCGGACTCCGGCGTGCCGGTGCTGCTCGCCGCGGCCTCCCAGGCCGATCGTGCGCTGGGCGCCGCCGACGTCGGCACGGCCTTCGCGGCCCGCCCACAGCGTCTGTCGGCGCGGCGTTTCTGGGTGCGGCACGCCGCCGACGTCCACGGTTCGCTGTATCTCGACGAGGGTGCCGTGCGGGCCGTGATGGAGCGGCGACGCTCGTTGCTCGCCGCCGGAATCACCGGCACCAGTGGCGGTTTCCACGCCGGCGACGTCGTCGGCATCGTCGCGCCCGACGGCCGCACGGTCGCGCGCGGGGTGGTGGCCTACGACGCGTCCGAACTCGATTTCATGATCGGCTTCTCGACCGGTCAGCTGCCGCCGGATCTCCAGCGACCCGTCGTGCACGC
- the obgE gene encoding GTPase ObgE produces MSRFIDRVVLHVSAGKGGNGCASVHREKFKPLGGPDGGNGGNGGDVVLEVDRNVHTLLDFHFHQHAKATNGAQGAGGHRNGANGGDLVLKVPDGTVVLDRDGRILADLVGTGTRFVAAHGGRGGLGNAALASKARKAPGFALLGEEGEELDLVLELKSVADVGLVGFPSAGKSSLVSVLSAAKPKIADYPFTTLVPNLGVVQSGDTTFTVADVPGLIPGASEGRGLGLDFLRHLERCAVLAHVVDCATLEPGRDPISDIDALEAELAAYQPALSGDSGLGDLAERPRIVILNKADVPDAKELAEFVTPELEARGWPVFTISAVSRDGLRPLTFALARMVDEYRAAHPPAAPTRPVIRPVARDEEAFTVVRDPEVPGGFIVRGTRPERWVRQTAFDNDEAVGYLADRLARLGVEDKLVKLGAEPGCWVTIGEVGFEWEPQTQAGVDVVPTGRGTDARLDQVDRVGAAERRHAKKVRRGLATDDEFE; encoded by the coding sequence ATGTCCCGCTTCATCGACCGGGTGGTGCTGCACGTCAGCGCCGGCAAGGGCGGCAACGGCTGCGCCTCCGTCCACCGCGAGAAGTTCAAGCCGCTCGGCGGCCCCGACGGCGGTAACGGAGGAAACGGCGGCGATGTCGTCCTCGAAGTCGACCGGAACGTCCACACCCTGCTCGACTTCCACTTCCACCAGCACGCCAAGGCGACCAACGGTGCCCAGGGCGCCGGCGGCCACCGCAACGGTGCCAACGGCGGCGACCTCGTCCTGAAGGTTCCCGACGGCACCGTCGTACTCGACCGCGACGGCCGCATCCTCGCCGACCTCGTGGGCACCGGCACGCGTTTCGTCGCCGCGCACGGCGGTCGCGGTGGTCTCGGCAATGCCGCACTCGCGTCGAAGGCACGCAAGGCCCCCGGCTTCGCGCTCCTCGGTGAGGAAGGCGAGGAACTCGACCTCGTCCTCGAACTGAAGTCCGTCGCCGACGTCGGCCTCGTGGGCTTCCCCTCGGCCGGCAAGTCGTCGCTCGTGTCGGTGCTGTCGGCCGCCAAGCCGAAGATCGCCGACTACCCGTTCACCACCCTCGTGCCGAATCTCGGTGTGGTGCAGTCGGGCGACACGACCTTCACCGTCGCCGACGTGCCCGGCCTGATCCCCGGCGCCAGTGAGGGTCGCGGCCTCGGCCTCGACTTCCTCCGTCATCTCGAGCGCTGCGCCGTGCTCGCGCACGTTGTCGACTGCGCGACCCTCGAACCCGGCCGCGACCCGATCTCCGACATCGACGCGCTCGAGGCCGAACTCGCCGCCTACCAGCCTGCGCTGTCGGGCGACAGCGGACTCGGCGACCTCGCCGAGCGCCCCCGCATCGTCATCCTCAACAAGGCCGACGTGCCCGACGCGAAAGAACTCGCCGAGTTCGTCACCCCCGAACTCGAGGCCCGTGGCTGGCCGGTCTTCACGATCTCGGCCGTGAGCCGCGACGGCCTGCGTCCGCTGACGTTCGCCCTCGCGAGGATGGTCGACGAGTACCGGGCGGCGCATCCGCCGGCCGCGCCCACCCGCCCGGTGATCCGTCCCGTCGCCCGCGACGAGGAGGCCTTCACCGTGGTCCGCGATCCCGAGGTGCCCGGCGGATTCATCGTGCGGGGCACCCGTCCCGAGCGGTGGGTGCGCCAGACGGCCTTCGACAACGACGAGGCCGTGGGTTACCTCGCCGACCGACTCGCCCGTCTCGGCGTCGAGGACAAGCTCGTCAAGCTCGGCGCGGAACCCGGATGCTGGGTCACCATCGGCGAGGTCGGCTTCGAGTGGGAACCGCAGACGCAGGCCGGCGTGGACGTCGTGCCCACCGGTCGCGGCACCGATGCCCGTCTCGACCAGGTCGACCGCGTCGGCGCTGCCGAGCGTCGCCACGCGAAGAAGGTGCGCCGCGGCCTGGCCACCGACGACGAGTTCGAGTAA
- the rpmA gene encoding 50S ribosomal protein L27, with protein sequence MAHKKGASSSRNGRDSNAQRLGVKRFGGQAVNAGEIIVRQRGTHFHPGVNVGRGGDDTLFALAAGAVEFGTKRGRKTVNIVPAAADA encoded by the coding sequence ATGGCACACAAGAAGGGCGCATCCAGCTCCCGTAACGGTCGCGATTCGAACGCACAGCGACTCGGCGTCAAGCGCTTCGGTGGCCAGGCCGTCAACGCCGGCGAGATCATCGTGCGCCAGCGCGGCACCCACTTCCACCCCGGCGTGAACGTGGGACGCGGCGGCGACGACACGCTGTTCGCCCTCGCGGCCGGTGCCGTCGAGTTCGGTACCAAGCGCGGTCGCAAGACCGTCAACATCGTTCCGGCTGCGGCAGACGCCTGA
- the rplU gene encoding 50S ribosomal protein L21, producing MATYAIVKTGGKQYKVAEGDLVKVEKIEGEPGAAVSLAPVLVVDGSELTTDADKLAKVSVTGEIVEHTKGPKIRIHKFKNKTGYHKRQGHRQKLTVVKVTGIK from the coding sequence ATGGCAACGTACGCGATCGTCAAGACCGGCGGTAAGCAGTACAAGGTCGCTGAAGGCGACCTCGTCAAGGTCGAGAAGATCGAGGGTGAGCCCGGCGCTGCTGTCTCGCTTGCCCCGGTCCTCGTCGTCGACGGATCCGAACTGACCACCGACGCCGACAAGCTGGCCAAGGTCTCGGTCACCGGCGAGATCGTCGAGCACACCAAGGGCCCGAAGATCCGCATCCACAAGTTCAAGAACAAGACCGGGTACCACAAGCGCCAGGGCCACCGTCAGAAGCTGACGGTCGTCAAGGTCACCGGCATCAAGTAA